The Lacipirellula parvula genome window below encodes:
- a CDS encoding DUF7133 domain-containing protein, whose product MRYAALLSFLYCITCATSGFSQSLVAETPPLTAQEQLKKFHLPAGFEIQLVAQEPEIHKPMNMKFDARGRLWVSHSLEYPFPAASDEAARDAISILSSFSAAGTAQTVKQFADHLNIPIGLLPLGESEALAWSIPNIYRFIDSNGDGVADERSIAFGPFGITDTHGNQNAFTRWIDGWVYANHGFNNDSSVKIGGKGEEVLRLQSGNTYRFRADGSAIEQYSWGQVNPFGLSFDPLGNLYSADCHSSAVSMLLRGGYYQSFGKPHDGLGYAPVMTNLDHGGTGIAGVVYSTLPDFPAKYRDVLFVGNVITNRVHCDRLKWSGSTPVVDKVEDFLTCDDPWFRPVDVQAGPDGALYVADFYNCIIGHYEVPLQHPKRDRERGRIWRIVYTGDKTTTSSRTAQTAPDLQTFNAEELFAFLGHANLTTRVLATNRIVDEFPEQAGAMASKLLAELVEAAAQDDNESLDRAAHQASHAVWILQRTGGIPKGTTLGLLRSGVPREVQVHLAKALGETSDWQPWHFQAVRSTLENADAFVRRAGADALSKHPNAENLAPLLTLLNATDSQDAQLYHQTRIAIRNQIASPAIASDLLNLQLSAAEREQLVAFAVTAPKGPAAILIFDEALDGRIDDDALLNALPTAAEYVDTDRIAAMLDHVEQRFASKPASRLMALEALAKASVRRGVPLNASVREAMAALIKPVLSGNATLEWHNAPLEGHATAPSPWERQQRPSNQGGLLDMISSLSGQGERGGGVLRSPEFQLPARIHFWMCGHDGLPNEPDRHLNYARLVLADGTEVARSYPPRNDLAQSYEWDVQSHEGNWGRIEVVDGMTDRDGFAWLAVSNFEPAAAALPRGAVESRENASLRLIELVGQLKLDPLNEVVLALATSAAESAPARLAATKALAALDVESAVAPLCTLLANSNLPMAARVAAAEQLGQIDSNEARRQLLAALPSAPQSLATAIAASIAARAESAEVILQMIEGGKASASLLLEPLVVERLRSRKLQGADERIARLTADLEPADEQKANLIAERRAAYSTGKFDPEQGRVVFAKSICASCHRIGDVGSNVGPALDGIGNRGLDRLLEDTLDPNRNVDPAFRTVTILTDAGQVFGGFGVREEEQQLVFNDAEGKEHRVPIDQVIERMTTSLSPMPNNVADQIPPDDYYALLAYLLSLKQQ is encoded by the coding sequence ATGCGATACGCGGCACTCCTGAGTTTCCTTTACTGCATCACCTGTGCAACCAGCGGCTTCTCGCAATCGCTGGTCGCCGAAACGCCGCCGCTCACGGCGCAGGAGCAGCTGAAGAAGTTTCATCTTCCGGCGGGGTTTGAGATTCAACTCGTCGCCCAGGAGCCGGAGATCCACAAGCCGATGAACATGAAGTTCGACGCTCGCGGTCGCTTGTGGGTCTCGCACAGCCTCGAGTATCCGTTTCCAGCGGCAAGCGACGAAGCCGCTAGGGATGCGATCAGCATCCTCAGTTCATTTTCCGCCGCCGGGACCGCGCAAACGGTTAAGCAGTTCGCCGACCACCTGAATATTCCCATCGGCCTGCTCCCGCTCGGCGAAAGCGAGGCGCTCGCTTGGTCGATTCCGAACATCTACCGGTTCATCGACTCCAACGGCGACGGGGTAGCTGATGAACGGTCCATCGCCTTCGGTCCGTTTGGGATCACCGACACGCACGGAAATCAGAATGCGTTCACGCGCTGGATCGACGGATGGGTTTACGCCAATCACGGCTTTAACAACGACAGCAGCGTGAAGATCGGCGGCAAGGGCGAAGAAGTGCTCCGACTGCAATCGGGCAACACCTACCGCTTTCGCGCCGACGGCTCGGCGATTGAGCAGTATTCATGGGGCCAGGTGAACCCCTTCGGGCTCAGCTTCGACCCGTTAGGGAACCTCTACTCCGCTGATTGCCACTCGTCGGCCGTGTCGATGTTGCTCCGCGGCGGCTACTACCAGAGCTTTGGCAAGCCCCATGACGGGCTCGGGTATGCTCCCGTGATGACCAACCTCGATCATGGTGGCACTGGCATCGCCGGCGTGGTTTACAGCACGCTGCCAGACTTTCCGGCCAAGTATCGCGACGTACTGTTCGTCGGCAACGTGATCACCAACCGCGTCCATTGCGATCGACTGAAGTGGAGCGGATCGACGCCGGTCGTTGACAAAGTCGAGGACTTTCTCACCTGCGACGACCCGTGGTTCCGTCCGGTAGACGTTCAGGCCGGGCCGGACGGGGCTCTGTACGTCGCTGATTTCTACAACTGCATCATCGGGCACTACGAAGTGCCGTTGCAGCACCCGAAACGCGACCGCGAACGCGGTCGGATCTGGCGCATCGTTTACACCGGCGATAAGACCACGACTTCGTCGCGTACAGCCCAAACGGCCCCTGATTTACAAACCTTCAACGCGGAAGAGCTCTTTGCTTTCCTCGGTCATGCGAACTTGACGACCAGGGTCCTCGCTACGAACCGCATCGTGGATGAATTCCCCGAGCAGGCGGGCGCGATGGCAAGCAAATTGCTGGCGGAGCTGGTTGAGGCTGCCGCGCAAGACGACAACGAGTCGCTCGATCGCGCCGCGCATCAGGCGAGCCATGCCGTTTGGATTCTGCAACGCACTGGCGGGATTCCCAAGGGAACGACGCTGGGGCTTTTGCGTTCAGGCGTCCCGCGAGAAGTCCAAGTCCATCTAGCCAAGGCGCTCGGAGAAACGTCCGATTGGCAGCCTTGGCATTTCCAAGCAGTCCGCAGTACCCTGGAAAATGCCGACGCCTTTGTCCGTCGCGCCGGAGCCGACGCACTTTCGAAGCATCCTAACGCCGAAAATTTGGCTCCACTTCTCACCTTGCTAAACGCGACGGATTCTCAGGACGCGCAACTGTATCACCAGACGCGCATCGCCATACGCAATCAGATCGCCAGCCCGGCGATCGCGAGCGACTTACTGAATCTTCAACTCTCCGCGGCCGAACGCGAACAGTTGGTGGCGTTCGCCGTGACCGCTCCCAAGGGCCCTGCGGCAATTTTGATTTTCGACGAGGCCCTCGACGGTCGCATCGATGACGACGCATTGCTCAACGCCCTCCCCACAGCCGCCGAGTACGTCGACACGGATCGAATCGCCGCCATGCTGGACCACGTCGAGCAGCGATTCGCGTCAAAGCCAGCCAGTCGGCTGATGGCTCTGGAAGCCCTCGCCAAAGCGTCGGTGCGTCGCGGCGTTCCGTTGAACGCGTCGGTGCGTGAAGCAATGGCGGCGCTCATCAAGCCCGTGCTATCTGGCAACGCTACTCTTGAGTGGCATAATGCCCCTCTCGAAGGTCATGCGACCGCGCCCAGCCCTTGGGAGCGCCAGCAGCGTCCTTCAAATCAAGGGGGGCTCCTCGACATGATCAGCTCCTTGTCTGGACAGGGAGAGCGCGGCGGCGGCGTGCTCCGCAGCCCAGAGTTTCAGCTTCCGGCTCGCATCCACTTTTGGATGTGCGGACATGACGGATTGCCAAACGAGCCCGACCGCCATTTGAACTACGCAAGACTCGTCTTGGCGGATGGAACGGAGGTCGCTCGCAGCTATCCCCCCCGCAACGATCTCGCGCAGAGCTACGAGTGGGATGTGCAATCGCACGAAGGCAACTGGGGGCGAATCGAGGTCGTCGACGGCATGACGGATCGCGACGGCTTTGCTTGGCTCGCCGTCTCGAATTTCGAACCGGCCGCGGCCGCGCTCCCTCGTGGAGCAGTCGAAAGCCGCGAGAACGCTAGTCTGCGACTCATCGAATTGGTCGGCCAGCTAAAATTGGATCCACTCAACGAAGTCGTTCTGGCCTTGGCCACTTCCGCGGCGGAGAGCGCGCCCGCGCGACTTGCAGCGACGAAAGCGTTGGCTGCACTCGATGTGGAGTCGGCGGTTGCACCGCTCTGTACGCTGCTGGCTAATTCAAATCTGCCCATGGCCGCGCGAGTCGCGGCCGCCGAGCAACTAGGACAGATCGACTCGAACGAGGCACGACGTCAGCTACTGGCTGCGCTCCCCTCCGCCCCCCAGTCACTTGCAACGGCGATAGCCGCGAGCATCGCCGCTCGCGCTGAATCGGCCGAAGTGATTCTTCAGATGATCGAAGGCGGAAAAGCTTCAGCGTCGCTCCTGCTCGAGCCGCTAGTGGTCGAGCGATTGCGATCGCGAAAGTTGCAGGGTGCGGATGAGCGCATCGCGCGGCTGACCGCAGACCTCGAACCTGCCGACGAACAGAAAGCCAACCTCATCGCAGAGCGGCGAGCGGCCTACTCGACGGGTAAGTTTGACCCTGAACAGGGACGCGTCGTATTCGCCAAGAGCATCTGCGCGAGTTGCCATCGCATCGGCGACGTTGGCAGCAACGTCGGTCCCGCGCTCGACGGCATCGGGAACCGCGGGCTCGATCGGTTGCTGGAAGACACCCTGGATCCGAATCGCAACGTCGATCCCGCCTTCCGTACCGTGACCATTCTAACGGATGCGGGCCAAGTCTTCGGCGGCTTTGGAGTTCGCGAAGAGGAGCAGCAGTTAGTCTTCAACGATGCAGAAGGCAAAGAGCACCGCGTGCCAATCGACCAAGTGATCGAACGCATGACGACCTCGCTTTCGCCGATGCCGAACAACGTGGCCGATCAGATTCCGCCCGACGATTACTATGCGTTATTGGCGTATCTACTCAGCCTGAAACAGCAATAG